A part of Yoonia rosea genomic DNA contains:
- the msrA gene encoding peptide-methionine (S)-S-oxide reductase MsrA, producing MFFMSRAKSEMVAKDAALPGRAHAIPTAKTHYVFETPLTGDVPAGMEEAMFGMGCFWGVERMFWKLDGVQSTMVGYAGGYTPNPTYEEVCSGQTGHNEVVRVIYDPAVISYEQLLQVFWEGHDPTQGMRQGNDAGTQYRSGIYAYSAAQKAAAEAAKEGFAPRLSQAGYGAITTEIIDAPPFYFAEEYHQQYLAKNPGGYCGIGGTGVTCPIGVGA from the coding sequence ATGTTTTTCATGTCCCGCGCGAAATCTGAAATGGTGGCCAAGGATGCAGCACTGCCGGGCCGTGCGCATGCGATCCCCACAGCCAAGACACATTACGTGTTCGAAACCCCGCTGACAGGCGATGTGCCGGCGGGCATGGAAGAAGCCATGTTCGGTATGGGGTGTTTCTGGGGAGTCGAGCGGATGTTCTGGAAGCTGGACGGCGTGCAATCAACGATGGTGGGGTATGCGGGCGGCTATACCCCCAACCCGACCTATGAAGAGGTTTGTTCCGGCCAGACCGGCCATAATGAAGTGGTGCGCGTGATTTACGATCCTGCGGTCATTTCTTACGAGCAATTGCTACAAGTCTTCTGGGAAGGTCATGACCCGACGCAGGGCATGCGCCAAGGTAATGATGCAGGCACGCAGTACCGTTCCGGTATTTATGCCTATTCAGCGGCACAAAAAGCTGCTGCGGAAGCGGCAAAAGAGGGCTTTGCGCCACGTTTGTCGCAGGCCGGTTATGGTGCGATCACGACCGAGATCATCGATGCACCGCCATTCTATTTTGCGGAAGAGTATCACCAGCAATATCTGGCCAAGAACCCCGGTGGTTACTGCGGGATTGGTGGTACGGGCGTGACCTGCCCGATTGGCGTGGGTGCCTGA
- the ruvA gene encoding Holliday junction branch migration protein RuvA, with the protein MIGKIAGRLDYRSTDHVLIDVRGVGYIVYVSDRVMAGLPANGEAVALYTDLLVREDNLQLFGFTTLVEKEWHRLLMSVQGIGAKASMAILGTLGADGVSRAIALGDWNAVAKAKGVGPKTAQRVTIELKDKAHGVMAMGGSVAEALGDDVIEVGAPKAPRKAAVSQGNPASAEALSALGNLGYAPGEAASAVAEAAGATPDADTSTMIRAALKLLAPKG; encoded by the coding sequence ATGATTGGCAAGATTGCAGGACGGCTGGACTATCGCAGCACGGATCATGTGCTGATTGATGTGCGCGGCGTGGGCTATATTGTTTACGTCTCTGATCGCGTCATGGCGGGGCTGCCTGCCAATGGTGAGGCGGTGGCGCTTTACACGGATTTGTTGGTCCGCGAAGACAACTTGCAGCTTTTCGGTTTTACAACGCTCGTGGAAAAGGAATGGCACCGTCTATTGATGTCGGTGCAGGGGATCGGGGCCAAGGCGTCGATGGCGATCTTGGGCACTTTGGGGGCCGATGGCGTCAGCCGCGCGATTGCGCTGGGCGATTGGAATGCTGTGGCCAAGGCCAAAGGTGTCGGCCCCAAAACCGCGCAGCGCGTGACGATTGAATTAAAGGACAAGGCCCACGGTGTGATGGCGATGGGTGGATCTGTCGCCGAGGCGCTGGGCGATGACGTGATCGAGGTGGGTGCGCCCAAAGCCCCGCGTAAGGCGGCAGTATCACAGGGCAATCCGGCAAGTGCAGAGGCGTTGTCGGCGCTTGGGAACCTTGGCTATGCGCCGGGTGAGGCGGCGAGTGCTGTGGCTGAAGCAGCAGGGGCCACGCCGGATGCGGATACATCGACCATGATCCGTGCTGCCTTGAAATTGCTGGCACCAAAGGGGTAG
- a CDS encoding choice-of-anchor F family protein, whose protein sequence is MKQKTRFITAGSVAALTLACTHAWADTLDGNLLIGTSGDGLVFSDPAEGVLAPGVKAVTFTRTRVDDPENSGEFLYLDPFEIIITDFSDSNEDIESRGDVVNCLMANNPEIYCDSAPGSGKRIKTWLTGPDPFEMTFQTNSDPYFDEENNLVDTSSVDYFTFGKVSNFTGARITGFSLELRDADGVLMDPSDPANAVLFNLAATEIGLGGRLVDGLFGEGGNEGDIGFFSDSRAGFTSDFSADILAFGTASGADAAFTNSDYTAAFGDFFLDNTMVPDGLFWDDNDNPDDESALIAWYNIADGEWNYGNLALTEVPDDLPGSVEPPVLLPERLADLAATLGVEVDDLDYASGVVPDAIVAAAEANGLFAVDPIEDLRNANLNYDITIGTIEDGEFTLRWVPEFVPIVTEAQSDYQFKLAGYLDAAANVPYWDVGNAEAYEDAIAAILALEPTEQAAALTSTGFTIAPAYTAMSYEAARGHVDAITGLAPIDGGSPAGVSQGGGAQSWLMGGNLYGLASLGGSAATYDPTSGSIGYDVDASSFTVGVENRVSANASVGIAVGGTSATAEAADGLGDVETTGVSFIGFARANMATGARFKALFGYQDATYDSTRNVLDQTATGRTDGSQTFGALQASYLRDVGGFAVGPMASISFYNVTVDGFTETGAGAFNLTLEEQSGSTFMGSIGLKGEYDMPSASGQNKLTGSVAYNTLSSDDLLIESGFDGLPTASFPIAGRDDDFVEVNLGFQSLISSSTARDIRIEAGYGGAFGDTYERHGIQFGMNVQF, encoded by the coding sequence ATGAAACAAAAGACACGGTTTATCACCGCGGGATCTGTCGCAGCACTCACGCTGGCCTGTACACATGCTTGGGCCGACACGCTTGATGGAAATTTATTGATCGGTACATCAGGTGATGGCCTGGTTTTTTCGGACCCTGCAGAAGGTGTTCTGGCACCGGGCGTCAAGGCCGTAACGTTTACACGCACGCGGGTTGACGACCCCGAGAACTCTGGCGAATTTCTTTACTTGGATCCCTTTGAAATCATCATCACGGATTTCTCCGACTCCAATGAGGATATTGAATCGCGCGGCGATGTCGTGAATTGCCTGATGGCCAACAATCCGGAGATTTACTGCGATTCCGCCCCTGGTTCGGGCAAGCGGATCAAGACATGGCTGACCGGCCCTGACCCGTTCGAGATGACCTTCCAGACCAACAGCGATCCATACTTCGATGAAGAGAATAATCTGGTTGATACGTCTTCGGTCGACTATTTCACATTTGGCAAGGTCTCGAACTTCACGGGCGCACGGATCACCGGCTTTTCGCTTGAGTTGAGGGATGCAGATGGTGTGCTGATGGACCCGTCGGACCCCGCAAATGCAGTTCTGTTCAACCTTGCGGCCACTGAAATCGGCCTTGGCGGACGGTTGGTCGATGGCCTGTTCGGCGAAGGCGGGAATGAGGGAGATATCGGGTTCTTCTCCGACAGCCGCGCAGGCTTTACCTCAGATTTCAGTGCAGACATTCTTGCCTTTGGAACAGCCAGCGGTGCGGACGCGGCGTTTACAAATAGCGACTACACAGCAGCATTCGGCGATTTCTTCCTCGACAATACCATGGTGCCTGATGGCTTGTTCTGGGACGACAACGACAATCCCGATGACGAATCTGCTCTGATCGCGTGGTACAATATCGCGGATGGCGAATGGAACTACGGAAACCTCGCTCTTACGGAAGTCCCCGACGACCTTCCGGGAAGCGTTGAACCACCCGTTCTGTTGCCTGAACGTCTGGCAGACTTGGCCGCAACCCTCGGCGTCGAAGTAGACGATCTGGATTATGCATCCGGTGTCGTGCCTGATGCTATTGTCGCCGCGGCAGAAGCGAACGGACTGTTTGCAGTCGATCCGATTGAGGATTTGCGCAATGCAAACCTGAATTACGACATTACCATTGGCACGATCGAGGACGGAGAATTCACCTTGCGCTGGGTGCCGGAATTTGTCCCGATCGTGACTGAGGCCCAGTCCGACTATCAGTTCAAGCTGGCCGGGTATCTCGATGCAGCGGCGAATGTGCCTTACTGGGACGTCGGCAATGCAGAAGCATATGAGGACGCCATCGCAGCAATCCTCGCACTGGAACCAACCGAGCAAGCCGCCGCTCTGACCAGCACGGGCTTCACCATTGCGCCCGCCTATACCGCGATGAGCTATGAAGCAGCACGTGGTCATGTTGATGCAATTACCGGCCTGGCCCCGATTGACGGTGGCAGCCCAGCCGGTGTCTCGCAAGGCGGAGGCGCACAATCCTGGCTCATGGGCGGCAATCTTTATGGCCTTGCGTCGCTGGGTGGATCGGCTGCGACCTATGATCCGACTTCGGGGTCGATCGGCTATGACGTCGACGCATCATCGTTCACTGTTGGCGTTGAAAACCGCGTGAGTGCGAATGCTTCGGTCGGCATCGCAGTGGGCGGTACATCGGCCACAGCTGAAGCTGCTGACGGGCTTGGTGACGTTGAAACAACGGGCGTGTCCTTCATCGGTTTTGCGCGTGCGAACATGGCGACCGGCGCGCGCTTCAAGGCCCTTTTCGGGTATCAGGATGCGACCTACGACAGCACACGCAATGTGTTGGACCAAACCGCCACCGGCCGGACAGACGGATCGCAAACCTTTGGCGCGCTTCAGGCAAGCTATCTGCGTGACGTGGGCGGGTTCGCAGTAGGCCCGATGGCATCAATCTCTTTCTACAATGTCACCGTTGATGGCTTCACAGAGACCGGCGCAGGTGCGTTCAACCTGACGCTCGAAGAGCAGTCCGGCAGCACGTTCATGGGGTCAATCGGCCTGAAGGGCGAATATGACATGCCAAGTGCATCGGGGCAGAACAAGCTGACCGGTAGTGTTGCCTACAACACATTATCCAGTGATGATCTGCTCATCGAAAGCGGCTTTGACGGGTTGCCGACCGCATCCTTCCCGATCGCAGGACGTGATGACGACTTTGTTGAAGTCAACCTCGGGTTCCAGAGCCTGATTTCATCCAGTACCGCACGCGATATCCGGATCGAAGCGGGCTATGGCGGCGCCTTTGGCGACACGTATGAAAGACACGGCATTCAGTTTGGGATGAACGTTCAGTTCTAA
- a CDS encoding MFS transporter has translation MKIIRLEDARTLPLWRRPTSLLFVMAMAMPVAFATWSALLNNFVIEVANFDGSDIGWLHTVREIPGFFAIGVIALIMFIREQVLGLVALIMLGAATAVTAQFPEMAGILTVTMLSSIGFHYYETVNQSLQLQWIDKKRAPQTLGWLLSAGSGATLLVYLLIVLSWERFGLTYSIVYWLSGGFTAVVATLCLLAYPQFEAPHPQIKKMVLRKRYWLYYALQFMSGARRQIFVVFAGFMMVEQFGFAVDDITKLFMFTLLINMFAAPLLGKIVQVFGERRALVFEYVGLCLVFFAYGGIYYFGWGVLLATGLYIVNHLFFSLALAIKTYFQKIADPQDIAPTAAVAFTINHIAAVFLPAMLGYVWLQSPGLVFLMAAGMAIISLLLSLLIPRHPAPGHETVFQGRLLAAAE, from the coding sequence ATGAAAATTATTCGTCTCGAAGATGCCCGAACCTTACCGCTGTGGCGCAGGCCCACATCGCTTTTGTTTGTGATGGCCATGGCGATGCCTGTTGCCTTTGCGACATGGTCGGCGCTGCTTAATAACTTTGTGATTGAGGTCGCAAATTTTGATGGCTCGGACATTGGCTGGCTGCATACGGTGCGCGAAATTCCGGGCTTCTTCGCAATCGGTGTGATTGCTTTGATCATGTTCATCCGCGAGCAGGTCTTGGGGCTGGTCGCGCTGATTATGCTGGGGGCGGCCACGGCTGTGACGGCACAATTTCCCGAAATGGCAGGAATTTTGACGGTAACAATGCTGTCGTCTATCGGGTTCCACTACTACGAGACGGTCAATCAATCGCTACAATTGCAGTGGATTGACAAGAAGCGGGCCCCACAAACGCTGGGCTGGCTATTGTCGGCGGGATCGGGGGCGACGCTGCTCGTGTATCTGCTGATTGTGCTCAGCTGGGAACGGTTTGGCCTGACGTACAGCATTGTCTATTGGCTCTCGGGCGGATTTACGGCCGTTGTCGCCACGCTATGTCTGTTGGCTTATCCGCAATTCGAGGCACCGCACCCACAGATCAAGAAGATGGTCCTTCGCAAGCGGTATTGGCTTTATTACGCGCTGCAATTCATGTCGGGCGCACGGCGGCAGATTTTTGTCGTCTTTGCAGGTTTCATGATGGTCGAACAGTTTGGTTTCGCAGTTGACGACATCACCAAGCTCTTCATGTTCACCTTATTGATCAACATGTTTGCAGCGCCCTTGCTGGGCAAGATCGTGCAAGTCTTTGGTGAACGCCGCGCGCTAGTTTTCGAGTATGTGGGGCTGTGCCTGGTGTTTTTTGCCTATGGTGGCATTTACTATTTCGGCTGGGGCGTTTTGCTGGCAACGGGGCTCTATATCGTGAACCACCTGTTTTTTAGCCTCGCACTTGCAATCAAGACTTACTTTCAAAAGATCGCTGATCCGCAGGACATTGCACCCACCGCTGCCGTAGCCTTTACCATCAACCATATTGCGGCGGTGTTTTTGCCGGCAATGCTGGGCTATGTCTGGCTGCAATCGCCGGGATTGGTGTTCCTGATGGCGGCGGGCATGGCGATTATTTCGCTGTTGCTCTCGCTTTTGATTCCGCGCCATCCGGCCCCCGGTCACGAGACCGTGTTTCAGGGCCGGTTGTTGGCGGCGGCAGAGTAG
- a CDS encoding DUF1127 domain-containing protein, whose translation MASFDTTRPVAGQSAGKISGFFMNMFSAVAAWNDARITRNSLSKLTARELDDIGLTYGDIEEIATRTAR comes from the coding sequence ATGGCCTCTTTTGACACAACCCGCCCCGTCGCTGGCCAATCCGCTGGCAAAATTTCTGGTTTCTTCATGAACATGTTCAGCGCCGTTGCTGCATGGAACGACGCCCGCATCACGCGCAACTCACTGTCCAAACTGACAGCCCGTGAACTGGACGATATCGGCCTGACATACGGCGATATCGAAGAAATCGCGACACGTACCGCACGCTAA
- the ruvC gene encoding crossover junction endodeoxyribonuclease RuvC, which translates to MRVLGIDPGLRNMGWGIIDVAGSRLTHVANGICHSQVGDMADRLLSLHQQLTAVLQKYQPQAAAVEQTFVNKDGAGTLKLGQARGIAMLVPAQAGLVVGEYAPNAVKKAVVGVGHADKVQVAHMVKVQLPGVQLAGPDAADALAIAICHSFHVQSSSSLAAALAKAGA; encoded by the coding sequence ATGCGTGTTTTGGGGATCGATCCGGGCCTGCGGAATATGGGGTGGGGCATCATCGACGTGGCCGGATCACGGCTGACACATGTGGCCAACGGGATCTGTCACTCGCAGGTGGGCGACATGGCGGACCGCCTATTGTCGTTGCATCAGCAACTGACCGCAGTCTTGCAAAAGTACCAGCCACAGGCGGCGGCAGTCGAACAGACCTTTGTGAACAAAGACGGTGCTGGGACCCTGAAACTGGGGCAGGCGCGCGGTATTGCGATGCTGGTGCCAGCGCAGGCAGGGCTTGTTGTTGGGGAATACGCCCCCAATGCTGTCAAGAAGGCCGTGGTGGGTGTTGGCCATGCTGACAAGGTCCAGGTCGCCCATATGGTCAAAGTGCAATTGCCCGGCGTGCAACTGGCCGGACCTGATGCCGCCGATGCGCTTGCCATCGCGATTTGTCATTCGTTTCATGTACAGTCTTCCAGCAGCCTTGCTGCCGCATTGGCAAAGGCTGGCGCATGA
- the ccoG gene encoding cytochrome c oxidase accessory protein CcoG: MSSSENQPLYAAREPIFPRRVKGFYRNLKWWVMAVTLGIYYLTPWIRWDRGPNLPDQAVLIDMANRRFYFFWIEIWPHEFYFVAGLLIMAGLGLFLFTSALGRVWCGYTCPQTVWTDLFILVERWIEGDRNARVRLWNADWSLHKARLRITKWTVWLLIALATGGAWVFYFADAPTLAASLANFTAPPIAWITIGVLTATTFVFGGFMREQVCNYMCPWPRIQAAMMDPETLTVAYREWRGEPRGKKRIEGAGDCIDCMACVNVCPAGIDIRDGQQMECITCALCIDACDDVMDRIGKPRGLIDYLALSDQEEEAKGKPAKKLWQHVFRFRTILYTTMWAAIGVGLVFALFIRADIEMTVAPVRNPTFVTLSDGTVRNIYDIRLLNKHGEDRTFRLSLTSDEILRIELEGTSQRTIVVPANETFLQRVYVSARPIDPASGMDRVDLRFWVEDEASGERAYKDAIFNGRAPQ, encoded by the coding sequence ATGTCCTCTTCCGAGAACCAACCGCTTTACGCCGCGCGCGAACCTATTTTTCCGCGCCGCGTCAAAGGCTTTTACCGGAACCTCAAGTGGTGGGTCATGGCCGTGACCTTGGGCATCTACTATCTGACGCCATGGATCCGCTGGGACCGTGGCCCGAACCTGCCCGACCAAGCCGTTCTGATCGACATGGCCAACCGCCGCTTTTATTTCTTCTGGATCGAAATATGGCCCCATGAATTCTATTTCGTCGCGGGCCTTTTGATCATGGCAGGCCTAGGCCTTTTTCTCTTCACTTCGGCACTCGGCCGCGTCTGGTGTGGCTATACCTGCCCGCAAACTGTCTGGACCGATCTTTTCATCCTTGTTGAACGCTGGATCGAGGGCGACCGCAATGCGCGGGTGCGCCTGTGGAACGCCGATTGGAGCCTTCACAAAGCCCGCCTACGTATCACGAAATGGACAGTGTGGCTCTTGATTGCCTTGGCGACAGGCGGCGCATGGGTGTTTTATTTTGCCGACGCACCCACTTTGGCCGCCAGCCTTGCGAATTTCACCGCACCGCCCATTGCATGGATCACCATCGGTGTGCTGACCGCCACCACCTTTGTCTTTGGCGGCTTCATGCGCGAACAGGTCTGCAACTACATGTGCCCCTGGCCACGTATTCAGGCCGCGATGATGGACCCCGAAACGCTGACTGTTGCCTACCGTGAATGGCGCGGCGAACCACGTGGCAAGAAACGCATCGAAGGTGCAGGTGACTGCATCGACTGCATGGCCTGCGTGAACGTCTGCCCCGCTGGCATCGATATCCGCGATGGCCAGCAGATGGAGTGCATCACCTGCGCACTGTGTATTGACGCCTGCGATGACGTCATGGACCGGATCGGCAAACCGCGCGGTTTGATCGACTATCTTGCGCTCTCTGACCAAGAAGAAGAGGCCAAGGGCAAACCCGCAAAGAAGCTGTGGCAGCATGTGTTCCGCTTCCGCACGATCCTTTACACGACCATGTGGGCCGCGATTGGCGTCGGTCTGGTCTTTGCGCTCTTCATCCGCGCCGATATCGAAATGACAGTGGCGCCGGTACGTAACCCGACCTTCGTGACCCTCTCTGATGGCACAGTGCGCAACATCTATGACATCCGCTTGCTGAACAAACATGGCGAGGACCGGACATTCCGCCTCTCGCTGACGTCGGATGAAATTCTGCGCATCGAACTGGAAGGCACCTCGCAAAGAACCATCGTCGTGCCTGCTAACGAAACCTTTCTGCAACGCGTCTATGTCTCGGCCCGCCCGATTGACCCCGCCTCCGGCATGGATCGCGTCGATCTGCGCTTCTGGGTCGAGGATGAAGCCTCAGGCGAACGCGCCTACAAAGACGCAATCTTTAATGGGAGAGCCCCACAATGA
- a CDS encoding SGNH/GDSL hydrolase family protein: MPDTRDTLHLAARILLLPVLLGQAAFVRKRYIALPEPTGDRTGTIGHGPPLRLLILGDSSAVGVGVARQEQALLGQLTAHLSTHATVTYHLHAVTGAKTSDVLAWLDTLQEGPYDVVVTALGVNDVTKAVSRRRWQRQQTALLDRLTTQFGARKIVVSGLPPMGQFPLLPHPLRWVLGRQAARFDRHLEAIVAARPACVIARIDLGLDEMNMSEDGFHPGPVVYAAWADAIARIILADRELLDGMQGAP; the protein is encoded by the coding sequence GTGCCTGACACGCGCGATACACTTCATCTTGCCGCACGCATCCTGCTGCTGCCTGTCCTGCTCGGGCAAGCGGCGTTTGTGCGCAAACGCTATATTGCATTGCCGGAACCAACGGGGGATCGCACAGGGACAATCGGACACGGGCCGCCACTGCGGCTTTTGATCCTTGGTGATAGCTCTGCTGTGGGGGTAGGTGTCGCGCGGCAAGAGCAGGCTTTGCTGGGGCAGTTGACCGCGCATTTGTCCACTCATGCGACCGTGACATATCACCTGCACGCTGTGACCGGTGCCAAGACATCGGACGTATTGGCTTGGCTCGATACGCTGCAAGAAGGGCCATATGATGTTGTTGTCACGGCTTTGGGCGTAAATGACGTCACAAAGGCAGTGTCACGCAGACGATGGCAACGACAACAAACAGCTTTGCTTGATCGGCTGACGACACAGTTTGGTGCACGTAAGATCGTGGTCTCCGGCCTGCCGCCGATGGGCCAGTTCCCGCTTTTGCCACACCCGCTGCGCTGGGTATTGGGGCGTCAGGCGGCCCGCTTTGACAGGCATCTGGAGGCCATTGTCGCGGCACGACCGGCCTGTGTCATAGCCCGCATTGATCTGGGACTGGATGAAATGAACATGTCCGAGGACGGGTTCCACCCCGGCCCTGTGGTCTATGCGGCGTGGGCCGACGCGATCGCGCGGATCATACTTGCAGACCGCGAACTGCTTGACGGGATGCAGGGCGCGCCATAA
- a CDS encoding 50S ribosomal protein L11 methyltransferase: protein MITYSALTTITGEDPAYALAEAIEGLEPEPTGVGVFEIEDGSGLWEVAAYFMDWPDAGALAVLSALYDAKPFNISEIPEQDWVSKVQRELSPVQAGRFFVYGSHDADKVPADKIPLLIDAAMAFGTGHHGTTKGCLEAFDKLLTDGFAGKNILDVGCGTAVLAMAAAKVLPHAVLASDIDPTAVEVAQANVVSNGLQDRVNCVVAAGFGAPVLKDSAPYDLIFANILKAPLIGLAPDMGASIADGGYAILSGILNEQADEVIAVYAENGFNLMERHVIVDWTTLILRRILSN from the coding sequence ATGATTACCTATTCGGCTTTGACAACGATCACCGGCGAAGACCCGGCCTATGCTCTGGCTGAAGCCATCGAAGGGCTGGAACCGGAACCGACAGGCGTAGGTGTTTTCGAGATCGAAGACGGATCGGGCCTTTGGGAGGTCGCGGCCTATTTCATGGATTGGCCCGATGCCGGTGCACTTGCGGTGTTGTCGGCGCTCTACGACGCCAAGCCCTTCAATATCTCTGAAATTCCCGAGCAGGATTGGGTGTCAAAGGTGCAGCGGGAACTGTCCCCCGTGCAGGCAGGGCGGTTCTTTGTGTATGGTTCGCACGATGCAGATAAGGTGCCTGCTGACAAGATCCCCTTGTTGATTGATGCGGCTATGGCCTTTGGCACGGGACATCATGGCACGACGAAGGGCTGCCTGGAGGCTTTCGACAAGCTGCTGACAGATGGTTTCGCCGGAAAGAATATCCTCGATGTGGGTTGCGGCACAGCGGTGCTTGCGATGGCTGCGGCTAAGGTGCTGCCTCACGCGGTTCTGGCCAGTGATATTGACCCGACTGCCGTGGAAGTGGCGCAGGCCAATGTTGTCAGCAACGGGCTGCAGGACCGCGTGAACTGCGTTGTCGCAGCCGGTTTCGGTGCGCCTGTCTTGAAAGACAGCGCGCCCTACGACCTGATCTTCGCAAATATCCTGAAGGCTCCGCTGATCGGTCTGGCGCCGGATATGGGGGCAAGTATTGCTGATGGCGGCTATGCGATTCTGTCAGGGATTCTCAATGAGCAGGCTGACGAGGTCATCGCTGTCTATGCCGAAAACGGGTTCAATCTGATGGAACGCCACGTAATTGTTGACTGGACGACACTAATTTTACGCAGAATTTTGTCCAATTAG
- a CDS encoding Hint domain-containing protein, with translation MPDFNIVSETATFVDETPNGGLIIDFATLDNSFSVQVNGVDLFVGGPAGAPNEVEFQGNSTEGQTIRFTDGRTYGSNVGSDRIPEIWQLGTVDGTPLVRLVINPDGTVELFGARATGGALEPLELFNGLTVNTAAIDAAWNDTGTNTIVVNQEITGPTNASGEFVDVPCFTAGTLIETADGQIPVEKLKVGDLVLTYDHGHQPIRWIGACSLSSDQLNAKERLKPILIRADALGAGYPRQDLIVSPQHRVLVSSIIALRMFDCADVLIPANKLVALDGIDVIDDTTGGVTYFHFLFDAHEIVWSNGAPTESLFTGPEALKAVSPEARQEIKDLFPECCDPDFAAHAARYIPEQGKLMRKLALRHQANQKPLFGGSAGSNTSA, from the coding sequence GTGCCAGATTTCAACATAGTCAGTGAGACGGCAACCTTCGTTGACGAAACGCCTAACGGCGGCCTGATCATCGACTTTGCGACGCTCGACAACAGTTTCAGTGTTCAAGTCAACGGAGTTGATCTGTTTGTTGGTGGCCCCGCTGGCGCGCCAAACGAGGTCGAATTTCAGGGAAACTCTACTGAAGGGCAGACGATCCGCTTTACCGACGGCCGCACTTACGGATCGAATGTCGGCAGTGATCGCATCCCTGAAATCTGGCAATTGGGCACAGTTGACGGCACACCCCTGGTCCGCTTGGTGATCAATCCCGACGGCACTGTTGAACTCTTTGGGGCGCGGGCCACTGGCGGAGCACTTGAACCGCTCGAACTCTTCAACGGTTTGACAGTGAACACAGCGGCGATTGACGCCGCATGGAACGACACCGGCACGAATACGATCGTTGTCAACCAAGAGATAACGGGCCCCACAAACGCCAGCGGCGAGTTTGTCGACGTGCCATGCTTTACCGCAGGAACACTGATTGAAACCGCAGACGGGCAAATCCCAGTGGAAAAGCTGAAGGTTGGTGATCTGGTGCTCACGTACGACCACGGGCATCAACCCATCCGCTGGATTGGCGCATGCAGTCTCAGTTCAGACCAGCTTAACGCAAAGGAGCGGTTGAAACCGATCCTGATCCGCGCGGATGCATTGGGTGCGGGATATCCCCGACAAGACTTGATTGTATCGCCCCAGCACCGCGTTCTTGTTTCTTCAATCATCGCTCTGCGGATGTTTGATTGCGCAGATGTGTTGATCCCCGCAAACAAACTCGTTGCGCTGGATGGGATCGACGTTATCGACGACACGACAGGTGGCGTGACATATTTTCACTTCCTGTTTGATGCGCATGAAATCGTCTGGTCAAATGGCGCACCGACCGAAAGCCTCTTTACCGGCCCCGAAGCTCTCAAGGCTGTTTCACCCGAGGCTCGTCAGGAAATCAAAGACCTTTTCCCGGAGTGCTGCGATCCAGATTTCGCGGCGCACGCCGCGCGCTACATTCCGGAACAAGGAAAACTGATGCGCAAGCTGGCCTTGCGACATCAAGCCAATCAAAAGCCGCTTTTTGGCGGATCAGCAGGGTCGAACACCTCTGCTTAA